Proteins found in one Anopheles aquasalis chromosome 3, idAnoAquaMG_Q_19, whole genome shotgun sequence genomic segment:
- the LOC126575674 gene encoding N-acetylneuraminate lyase A-like, protein MKQFTFKGLMAPVFTPYTNGSEKLNLDAIEPYVQLLKEKRVRGVLVNGTSGEGMLLTTAERMAVTEAWQRSCSKHGITMMVQIGGAPFPDVVQLAEHAAKINADAVLCLPELYFKPKTPEALVAYLKAVASHCPTIPFFYYHIPMFTDVNVPMPAFLDIAEKEIGNFRGIKYTSGDLDQGSACLKEGRHIFLGADTILCGAVAAGFDCFIMTTLNICPEMADKIINDTNRGALNEAREEQQALNRRIATILQHGDWVTAMKKAFRETFPAIEVGHTRPPLNLK, encoded by the exons CACCTTCAAAGGACTAATGGCGCCCGTTTTTACGCCGTACACCAATGGCAG TGAAAAGCTGAACCTTGATGCAATTGAGCCTTACGTGCAGCTGCTGAAGGAGAAACGCGTGCGGGGAGTGCTCGTTAACGGGACATCCGGAGAAGGCATGCTACTGACCACCGCGGAACGCATGGCCGTAACGGAAGCATGGCAACGGTCCTGCAGCAAACACGGCAtaacgatgatggtgcaaaTAGGCGGTGCCCCCTTCCCGGATGTCGTACAGTTGGCCGAGCATGCCGCTAAGATCAACGCCGATGCGGTTCTTTGTCTGCCGGAGCTCTACTTTAAACCCAAGACTCCCGAAGCACTTGTTGCTTACCTCAAAGCCGTCGCCAGCCATTGTCCGACGATTCCATTTTTCTACTACCATATTCCCATGTTTACGGATGTGAACG TACCCATGCCGGCGTTCCTGGATATAGCAGAGAAGGAGATTGGCAACTTTCGTGGCATAAAATACACGAGTGGAGATCTTGATCAGGGGAGCGCCTGTTTGAAGGAAGGCCGGCACATATTCCTTGGTGCCGATACGATCTTGTGCGGTGCCGTTGCAGCCGGTTTCGACTGCTTCATAATGACCACCTTGAACATTTGTCCCGAAATGGCTGACAAAATCATTAACGACACAAACCGGGGTGCACTCAACGAAGCTAGGGAAGAACAGCAAGCTCTGAACAGGCGCATAGCAACGATCCTGCAACACGGCGACTGGGTAACGGCGATGAAGAAAGCGTTTCGCGAAACGTTCCCAGCCATCGAGGTCGGTCACACAAGACCACCGCTGAACTTAAAATAA